The following proteins come from a genomic window of Aspergillus luchuensis IFO 4308 DNA, chromosome 3, nearly complete sequence:
- a CDS encoding uncharacterized protein (TransMembrane:1 (i63-85o)), whose translation MADRGPPVDTEQVCPDGQTGSYSTKHRRLHPWLPASHLPKVQGMADPWLVAGLRQVRSDQFRAVQVLVSWCFLSPCCFGAPLIAYQPSLSTLAPLTLSLAR comes from the coding sequence ATGGCCGATCGAGGGCCCCCAGTGGACACCGAGCAGGTGTGCCCTGACGGCCAGACCGGCTCTTATTCGACCAAGCATCGTAGACTCCATCCGTGGCTTCCAGCGTCCCATCTTCCCAAAGTCCAGGGCATGGCCGATCCCTGGCTTGTCGCCGGTCTCCGCCAGGTCAGATCCGACCAATTTCGAGCCGTGCAAGTGCTTGTTTCTTGGTGTTTCTTGTCGCCGTGCTGCTTTGGAGCCCCGTTGATCGCCTATCAGCCTTCCCTTTCAACCTTGGCTCCATTGACGTTGTCGCTTGCCCGCTGA
- the rfeF gene encoding putative transcription factor RfeF (COG:S;~EggNog:ENOG410PK4Y;~InterPro:IPR002035,IPR036465) encodes MGFASKIAGSQNPPPNNMSANRPGVYGGAPPTGYAGGPPAALQPGNNPSSSGNPQQQQQPQYQAYQGSPAPSGGPGPSYPPQNAPYPGGPGGPGAPYGAPGGAPPAARASDQQIAAYRQLLIGTIQEKRLQSFWPPERLDRLVQTLANEAPGKVNKLMHELRVPQEVAMDIMKLSLFDVILYVDDSGSIEFEERGVRKEQLVQIIEIVAAAASTFDEDGISVRFMNNAEQGDGIRNAEDVGRLVSRVRFQGLTPLGTSLRNKVLDPMVVGPARAGRLQKPVLVITITDGQPAGEPLDSVSSSIGYAVSEVARTQYGQGAVSFQFSQVGNDTKARDFLASLDEDPRIGSLIDCTSNFEVEQDEMSRAVPPVYLTRELWCAKLMLGAIDSSYDTKDEKAAGGAGGPGAPPSGPPSGPPGPPGGAPRGGQYGGGYSQPGYPPAPSYGQPQQGYGANPGYGQGYGQPPYQSQGQAPAPGYGQQYGGGYGAPSPHPNQPGYGQSSGAPRGYSPYQAPQPPRY; translated from the exons ATGGGG TTTGCATCCAAGATCGCCGGCAGTCAaaacccaccacccaacaacaTGAGCGCAAACAGGCCCGGCGTTTATGGAGGCGCACCTCCGACAGGCTATGCTGGAGGCCCTCCAGCTGCACTGCAGCCTGGCAACAATCCTTCTTCTAGTGGTAATCCT cagcagcagcaacaaccccAGTATCAGGCTTATCAAGGCTCCCCTGCGCCATCTGGTGGTCCG GGCCCCTCCTACCCCCCGCAGAATGCACCTTACCCCGGCGGACCTGGTGGACCGGGAGCGCCTTACGGTGCCCCTGGAGGTGCTCCTCCCGCCGCCCGCGCATCCGACCAGCAGATCGCTGCTTACAGACAACTCTTGATCGGAACTATCCAGGAGAAACGACTCCAGAGCTTCTGGCCCCCGGAGAGACTGGATCGATTGGTTCAGACGCTGGCCAACGAGGCCCCAGGAAAGGTCAACAAGCTGATGCACGAACTCCGTGTGCCCCAAGAGGTGGCTATGGACATTATGAAACTGTCTCTGTTCGACGTCATCCTCTATGTTGATGACAGCGGCTCCATCGAATTCGAAGAGCGCGGCGTCAGAAAGGAGCAGCTGGTGCAGATCATTGAaattgttgctgctgctgcgtctactttcgatgaagatggcatCTCGGTACGGTTCATGAACAATGCGGAGCAGGGAGATGGAATCCGCAACGCCGAGGATGTTGGCCGCCTTGTTTCGCGCGTCCGCTTCCAAGGCCTTACTCCCCTGGGAACCAGCTTGCGCAACAAGGTTCTCGATCCCATGGTTGTGGGCCCGGCCAGAGCAGGTCGCCTGCAGAAGCCAGTTCTTGTCATTACCATCACGGATGGACAACCCGCCGGAGAGCCTCTTGATAGCGTCTCTAGCTCTATCGGCTACGCCGTGAGCGAGGTCGCTCGGACTCAATATGGACAGGGTGCCGTTTCGTTCCAATTCTCGCAGGTGGGCAATGACACCAAGGCTCGGGATTTCCTTGCCTCACTGGACGAAGACCCAAGAATTGGctcattgattgattgcacTTCCA ACTTTGAGGTCGAACAGGATGAAATGTCACGCGCTGTGCCACCCGTGTACTTGACTCGTGAACTCTGG TGCGCTAAATTGATGCTTGGGGCTATTGATTCCTCGTACGACACTAAAGATGAGAAGGCTGCTGGCGGAGCTGGTGGACCCGGTGCTCCCCCGTCGGGACCTCCCTCTGGGCCTCCTGGACCTCCCGGAGGAGCGCCCCGGGGTGGACAGTACGGTGGTGGCTACAGTCAACCCGGATATCCCCCTGCTCCCAGCTACGGTCAACCTCAGCAGGGCTACGGCGCTAACCCAGGCTATGGCCAGGGATACGGCCAACCCCCCTACCAGAGCCAGGGTCAGGCCCCAGCACCGGGATATGGCCAGCAATACGGTGGTGGATATGGTgcaccctctcctcaccccaACCAGCCTGGATATGGACAGTCCTCTGGAGCGCCACGAGGCTACTCCCCCTACCAGGCACCCCAGCCGCCCAGGTACTGA
- a CDS encoding Gfo/Idh/MocA family oxidoreductase (COG:S;~EggNog:ENOG410PUMI;~InterPro:IPR036291,IPR000683;~PFAM:PF01408;~go_function: GO:0016491 - oxidoreductase activity [Evidence IEA]): MSSTSTTLRVGILTADEGAKAIQAIYLPALRALPTSFQVQAIHDGSKQPLSYETDINGNICNDHDHHQQHGTSTSTAIPVAPTPDDILTNPTIDLVLNFMPNEYHETYTIAALHSGKHVMVETPLSLSIPSAKRIIEAEKHAPNGAKVFVACARRYAPSIASVFRQEVASLDRIYYARCRNIAGPSSAHTATAPRKQVWNEVNGHSQPFPISPPSSPSDSMTGKTRPQLLQGLLGEAFLGQDLSKERVALCEFLASLGCHDLGLVRDTLGYPDAVSSISVNEPYYSAVFHYYSGGKSEHAFTLMYETGTDAVPRCDAHLTIYGDTKTVSVQYGLPYGRRHGVKVVVETVDENGDMKRSETVSAWEESYREELKALHAYLTEDRAVKTTAKDAIQDLRLFQTIFEQYDRQCGTIRTPLG; the protein is encoded by the coding sequence AtgtcctcaacctcaaccacccTGCGCGTGGGAATCCTCACCGCAGACGAAGGCGCCAAAGCCATCCAAGCCATTTACCTCCCAGCCCTCCGTGCGCTTCCCACCTCGTTCCAGGTCCAAGCCATCCACGATGGCTCCAAGCAGCCCCTGTCGTACGAGACCGACATCAACGGCAACATCTGCAACGACCATGaccaccatcagcagcacggcaccagcaccagcaccgccatCCCAGTAGCCCCCACCCCCGATGACATCctcaccaacccaaccatcgACCTAGTTCTCAACTTCATGCCAAACGAGTACCACGAGACCTACACCATCGCGGCCCTCCACTCCGGCAAACACGTCATGGTCGAAACCCCGCTAAGCCTAAGCATCCCCAGCGCCAAACGCATCATCGAAGCCGAGAAACACGCCCCCAACGGCGCCAAAGTCTTCGTCGCCTGCGCTCGTCGCTACGCCCCCAGCATCGCCTCCGTCTTCCGACAAGAAGTCGCCAGTCTCGACCGCATCTACTACGCGCGATGCCGCAACATCGCAGGCCCCAGTTCCGCACACACGGCCACCGCCCCGCGCAAGCAAGTCTGGAACGAGGTGAACGGACACAGCCAACCCTTCCCCATTtcacccccttcttccccctctgACTCCATGACCGGGAAAACCCGCCcccagctcctccagggCCTCCTCGGAGAAGCCTTCCTCGGCCAAGACCTCAGCAAAGAGCGCGTCGCCCTGTGCGAGTTCCTCGCGTCCCTGGGATGTCATGACCTAGGCCTCGTGCGCGATACCCTCGGCTATCCGGACGCCGTGTCCAGCATCTCCGTCAACGAACCCTATTACTCTGCCGTCTTCCACTATTACAGTGGCGGAAAGAGCGAACACGCGTTCACGCTGATGTACGAGACCGGGACCGATGCCGTGCCTCGATGCGATGCGCATCTAACCATCTACGGCGATACGAAGACCGTGAGCGTGCAGTACGGCCTGCCGTATGGTCGACGGCatggggtgaaggtggttgTCGAGACTGTCGATGAGAATGGGGATATGAAAAGATCGGAGACGGTGAGTGCGTGGGAGGAGAGCTATCGcgaggagttgaaggcgcTGCATGCGTATTTGACGGAGGATAGGGCTGTGAAGACAACGGCGAAGGATGCGATTCAGGATCTGAGACTGTTTCAGACCATCTTCGAGCAGTATGATCGCCAGTGTGGGACTATTCGGACTCCGTTGGGTTGA
- the SRP72 gene encoding signal recognition particle subunit SRP72 (COG:U;~EggNog:ENOG410PIXS;~InterPro:IPR013699,IPR011990,IPR031545,IPR026270;~PFAM:PF17004,PF08492;~go_component: GO:0048500 - signal recognition particle [Evidence IEA];~go_function: GO:0005515 - protein binding [Evidence IEA];~go_function: GO:0008312 - 7S RNA binding [Evidence IEA];~go_process: GO:0006614 - SRP-dependent cotranslational protein targeting to membrane [Evidence IEA]) encodes MAAQSLSSLLQRASIDDHEEVLQSCNAALAKSKSDLHAQHIKAVALLKLDRYEDCLRVFEEAGDGLKNRAALEYAYALYKCGQLDPAIEVVSRVAGERGALHLEAQASYRSEKFRRAAEIYEELSKDNASLSNEENDLRINSWATDAQLQWKGYPQFVRHSRPMRDDLEAFETVYNAACLSIAKGEFQQGQVLLTRAKELCRTSEDLTPEDRAAELLPIAVQQLYVLLRQGKSEEAQSVLEEISVSDIPELSTKKIAQTNITLARGTTTTNPFALYKALHEIPESTDSDKLFEYQDNLATGNSYSADLLVQKYDGIIRSTSKALAQSGYPSTEPRANLLSVYNAAAHARGETGTKALKRILSALDRRPKDLGLALTAVQLYVGAGNTTSAITTLERTLQLLDESISEQDKAVRFNPGLLSILVSLYKLEGRKVQIRSELAKAATYWQSQSAEPPASLLRAAGASLLHSSDRSDLAKAGDLFKSLYQKDSTDQFAVAGYVASQATIDYSKVESQVDSLPSVADLISGVNVASLENAGISPSSAANAAAAAAMAGARKRSAKGKEDRATKRVRKDRLPKDYDPSKTPDPERWLPLRDRSSYRPKGRKGKQRAAERTQGGVVNEKAEESPAPPTQKAQGGGGGGSSSKKNKKKGKR; translated from the exons ATGGCTGCCCAGTCGCTGAGCTCGTTGCTACAACGGGCATCCATTGACGACCACGAGGAAGTCCTGCAGTCATGCAATGCCGCGCTGGCCAAGTCGAAGTCGGACTTGCATGCTCAGCACATAAAGGCAGTTGCTCTGCTGAAGCTTGACCGCTATGAGGACTGCCTGCGAGTATTCGAAGAAGCCGGTGATGGCTTGAAGAACAGAGCAGCTTTGGAATACGCTTATGCTCTATATAAATGCGGCCAGCTGGACCCGGCAATTGAGGTGGTATCTCGTGTCGCCGGTGAGAGGGGTGCGCTGCATTTGGAAGCTCAAGCC AGCTACCGTTCCGAGAAATTCCGTCGTGCTGCCGAGATTTACGAAGAATTGTCGAAAGACAATGCGTCCCTGTCGAACGAAGAGAACGATTTGCGCATCAACTCGTGGGCTACGGATGCCCAGCTGCAGTGGAAGGGCTACCCCCAGTTTGTACGCCATAGCAGGCCGATGCGGGATGATCTAGAGGCGTTCGAGACGGTCTATAATGCAGCTTGCTTGAGTATCGCCAAGGGCGAGTTCCAGCAGGGACAAGTTCTATTGACTCGGGCTAAAG AACTCTGTCGTACATCGGAGGATCTCACTCCTGAAGACCGGGCTGCCGAGCTTCTTCCGATTGCCGTGCAGCAGTTGTACGTCTTGCTTCGCCAAGGAAAGTCGGAGGAAGCACAGTCCGTCCTGGAGGAAATTTCCGTCAGCGA TATTCCCGAGCtctcgacgaagaagatcgcTCAGACCAACATTACGCTTGCCCGtggcaccaccactaccaatcCCTTCGCTCTGTACAAGGCTCTTCACGAGATCCCCGAATCCACCGACAGCGACAAGCTCTTCGAATACCAAGATAACCTCGCGACGGGAAACTCATACTCGGCCGACCTCCTCGTTCAGAAATACGATGGCATCATCCGCTCCACCTCTAAGGCGCTCGCTCAATCTGGCTACCCCTCGACGGAACCTCGTGCCAACCTGCTTTCAGTCTACAATGCTGCCGCTCATGCACGTGGAGAAACAGGCACCAAGGCCCTGAAGCGTATACTATCTGCGCTCGACAGACGGCCCAAGGACCTTGGCCTTGCCCTGACAGCCGTCCAACTCTACGTGGGTGCGGGCAACACGACGTCCGCAATCACAACACTAGAGCGAACCCTCCAACTGCTCGACGAGTCCATCTCCGAGCAAGACAAAGCAGTCCGCTTCAACCCCGGCCTCTTGAGCATCCTCGTCTCCCTCTACAAGTTGGAGGGCCGTAAAGTCCAGATCCGGAGCGAACTCGCCAAAGCCGCAACCTACTGGCAGAGCCAATCGGCCGAGCCACCAGCCTCCTTGCTCCGCGCCGCAGGGGCATCCCTCCTGCACTCCTCCGATCGCTCCGACCTCGCCAAAGCCGGCGACCTCTTCAAGTCCCTCTACCAGAAAGACTCGACCGACCAGTTCGCCGTAGCCGGCTACGTCGCCTCCCAGGCAACCATCGACTACTCCAAGGTAGAATCCCAGGTCGACAGTCTCCCCTCCGTCGCGGACCTGATCTCAGGCGTCAACGTCGCCTCCCTCGAAAACGCCGGcatctccccctcctccgcggccaacgctgccgccgccgccgccatggcCGGCGCCCGGAAGAGAAGCGCAAAGGGCAAGGAAGACCGCGCAACCAAGCGCGTTCGCAAGGACCGTCTGCCCAAGGACTACGATCCCAGCAAGACACCCGATCCGGAACGCTGGCTGCCTCTTCGCGATCGGTCTTCGTACCGCCCCAAGGGCCGCAAGGGTAAGCAGCGCGCTGCGGAGCGCACACagggtggtgtggtgaaCGAAAAGGCTGAAGAGTCCCCGGCTCCGCCTACTCAGAAGGCCCAgggaggaggcggtggaggttCTAGCtcgaagaaaaataagaagaagggcaagcgGTAG
- a CDS encoding uncharacterized protein (COG:S;~EggNog:ENOG410PFS8;~InterPro:IPR036188,IPR006905) — translation MSTKYLKDRRYNEGLKNTAIWGYFKNAATYGVGTSMEGSPYFSRLEDASGWTWAIPLHNRTTSVGVVQHQNSVKAKKQAMGSPSSKDYFLSCLHEVSGIMDLIEGAELVSEVRSASDWSYNASSYAAANVRIIGDAGCFIDPLFSSGVHLALLGALSAAATICASMKGQCSERAAGKWHSEKVREAYTRFLLVVSSAYAQMAHKDRPVLNELGENSFDRAFDVFRPSKSSG, via the exons ATGAGCACGAAGTATTTGAAAGATCGACGGTACAACGAAGGGCTGAAAAACACGGCCATATGGGGCTACTTCAAAAACGCTGCAACATATGGTGTAGGCACCTCTATGGAAGGCTCTCCCTACTTCAGTCGCCTCGAAG ACGCATCCGGCTGGACCTGGGCGATTCCCCTTCACAACAGAACAACCTCCGTTGGTGTTGTCCAACACCAGAACAGTGTCAAGgcgaaaaagcaagcaatgggatcgccatcatccaaagACTACTTTCTGAGCTGTCTGCACGAAGTGTCTGGGATTATGGACCTTATAGAAGGTGCGGAGCTCGTCTCCGAGGTCAGATCCGCGTCGGATTGGTCGTACAATGCGTCATCCTATGCGGCTGCCAATGTGCGCATAATTGGAGACGCTGGGTGCTTCATCGACCCGCTTTTCTCATCTGGCGTTCACCTTGCTCTTCTAGGGGCTCTGTCTGCGGCGGCCACAATCTGCGCGTCCATGAAAGGCCAATGCAGCGAGCGGGCTGCCGGTAAGTGGCACTCCGAGAAGGTTCGCGAGGCGTACACACGCTTTTTGCTGGTTGTGAGCAGTGCATATGCCCAAATGGCCCACAAGGACCGTCCTGTACTTAATGAGCTCGGCGAGAACAGCTTTGATCGAGCTTTTGACGTATTCCGGCCGAGTAAGTCATCTGGCTGA